A stretch of the Photobacterium toruni genome encodes the following:
- a CDS encoding YajD family HNH nuclease translates to MSSDYTGTSAAYARQEAGYREKALKIYPWVCGRCSREFVYSNLRELTVHHVDHDHTNNPQDGSNWELLCLFCHDHEHEKYTDADNGQGSVIRAGEDDHQAATFNPFADLKAMMAKKK, encoded by the coding sequence ATGTCGTCTGATTATACAGGTACTAGTGCTGCTTATGCTCGCCAAGAAGCGGGCTACCGTGAAAAAGCATTAAAAATATACCCTTGGGTGTGTGGTCGTTGTTCTCGTGAGTTTGTTTATTCAAATCTACGTGAGTTAACGGTTCACCACGTCGATCATGATCATACTAATAATCCTCAAGATGGTAGCAACTGGGAGTTATTATGTTTATTTTGTCATGATCATGAGCATGAGAAATATACCGATGCTGATAATGGTCAAGGAAGTGTGATTCGTGCCGGTGAAGATGATCACCAAGCAGCAACTTTTAATCCATTCGCTGATCTTAAAGCGATGATGGCGAAGAAGAAATAA
- a CDS encoding DUF2760 domain-containing protein codes for MHVDLSAMPTSIDMGHAILGALAVIFLLMYLMKKGKPVEIEKIVEKEIEVEKIVEIEKPVEIIVEKIVEKPVEKIVEVEKIVEKIVEVEVEPKLKTSTPDSALQLLSLLQQDARFIDFMKEDLKGFADADIGAAARVIHEGGQKVLNEYFSFAPVRAEEEESRITLPQGFNASEVRLTGNVVGEAPFNGTLIHRGWKVTNVKLPKLAEGHDVHIIAAAEVEL; via the coding sequence ATGCACGTAGATTTGTCGGCGATGCCAACGAGTATCGACATGGGACACGCAATCTTAGGCGCATTAGCAGTGATCTTTTTGTTAATGTATCTAATGAAAAAAGGTAAACCTGTTGAGATCGAAAAAATTGTTGAAAAAGAGATTGAAGTAGAAAAGATCGTTGAGATTGAAAAACCCGTCGAGATAATCGTTGAGAAGATCGTCGAGAAACCTGTTGAAAAAATTGTTGAAGTAGAAAAAATTGTTGAGAAGATTGTTGAAGTCGAAGTTGAACCAAAACTAAAAACATCAACACCAGATTCAGCACTCCAACTACTGTCACTTTTACAACAAGACGCGCGCTTTATTGATTTTATGAAAGAAGATCTTAAAGGCTTTGCTGATGCTGATATTGGTGCTGCTGCTCGTGTTATTCATGAAGGTGGTCAAAAAGTACTTAATGAATACTTCAGCTTCGCACCAGTACGTGCTGAAGAAGAAGAATCACGCATTACCCTACCCCAAGGATTTAATGCTTCTGAAGTACGCCTAACGGGTAACGTCGTTGGTGAAGCACCATTTAATGGCACTCTGATCCATCGCGGTTGGAAAGTGACAAATGTTAAATTGCCTAAATTGGCAGAAGGCCATGATGTACATATCATCGCAGCCGCTGAGGTAGAATTATAA
- a CDS encoding ABC transporter, giving the protein MKQTYTLVKNELLEHKIIIRLPLFLALFAAVLVVIVLSNINSFSFNIQMNDIDGWQPPITTSSFAGIVGSGAFFIAGIVSLLSFFTYSAKALAKERKEGTLAFWHSMPVSDSKAIAIKIFVALVIIPLLSSLLLLFIDVTVWVVAKWVMPTDMLVENGLSLAAIGLHWGQFISMMIAMSLALLPIICIIFCASQLTEHPLLVLFVAITLIKFISYMLFDSMAIGTWLNRVSNLAFNILTSNHPWQTLASVGSVTLFGLLIVAVGLFKVSVYLRSGD; this is encoded by the coding sequence ATGAAGCAAACTTATACTCTAGTAAAAAATGAATTATTAGAACATAAAATAATTATACGATTGCCATTATTTTTAGCATTATTTGCTGCTGTATTGGTTGTAATAGTATTGAGTAATATTAATAGTTTCTCTTTTAATATTCAGATGAATGATATTGATGGTTGGCAACCACCGATAACAACATCATCATTTGCCGGCATTGTTGGCTCTGGCGCTTTTTTTATTGCGGGTATTGTATCTTTACTTAGCTTTTTTACTTATTCTGCCAAAGCTCTTGCAAAGGAACGTAAAGAAGGTACGTTAGCTTTTTGGCATTCGATGCCAGTGAGTGACAGTAAAGCAATTGCTATTAAGATCTTTGTAGCATTAGTTATTATTCCATTATTGTCATCATTACTTTTATTATTTATAGATGTGACCGTATGGGTAGTTGCGAAGTGGGTTATGCCGACTGACATGTTGGTAGAAAATGGACTTTCTCTTGCTGCAATTGGTTTGCATTGGGGGCAGTTTATTTCAATGATGATAGCAATGAGCTTAGCTTTATTGCCTATTATTTGTATTATTTTTTGTGCTTCTCAGTTAACTGAGCACCCATTATTAGTTTTGTTTGTTGCAATAACCTTGATTAAGTTCATTAGTTATATGTTGTTTGATTCAATGGCAATAGGGACTTGGCTAAACCGTGTCAGTAATTTGGCGTTTAATATTCTAACCAGTAATCATCCTTGGCAGACATTAGCAAGTGTTGGTTCAGTGACGCTATTTGGATTATTAATTGTTGCGGTAGGGTTATTTAAAGTTAGTGTTTATTTACGTAGCGGTGATTGA
- a CDS encoding Hsp70 family protein, which translates to MSSSSPRYLVGIDLGTTHTVVAYSEITDTLETSPMHIFEIDQLIAPGEVVRKPLLPSFRYHPAEGEMDATQLVLPWNVEPVNGEIPSVIIGEFARELGAKVEGRQVVSAKSWLSHQHVDRNEAILPWSSTASTSDVKKVSPVIASASYLNHVRQAWDYHHKNDKLAHQEVVITVPASFDESARALTLEAAELAGLKKVLLLEEPQAVCYDWYAQNRQHADELLKDIPLLMVCDVGGGTTDLSLIKVGSDEGKLTLDRIGVGDHLMLGGDNLDLALAHVAEQRLHGESKKLSPAALSKLIQQTRKVKEKLLSGNAPDNAKVTMLGSGSRLIGGAKSIELNREEVHSIALDGFFPITAFTDQPNQRQAAMVEFGLPYAADPAISKHVAQFIDLHDNVCREAFNAFNLHHPDSIIISDDQPAIPVAVLLNGGVFNSPLLSARTLDIISRWRGAPVTELKNLHPDLAVAFGAVAYAKARHGAQLKIGGGSARSFFLTIGENKGTKQGICLLPKGIEEGTEVTLAHRKFALTLGEPVRFNLISSTNDKHHDVGELIEILGDGYVNLPPFIATLDSERDRSELAANQKDREEVTLACQLTEVGTLQVEAVSLTDKTKRWKVEFSIRKDLARLNRNNDTDSTLAESELPARMPDAIDAVKKVFGGSKTADNQAAKTLRNDLDKILGKRDNWETPCLRELANALLDSKKRRRRSDLHERNWLKLTGFAMRPGFGYPADEYRMEQIWQLYQHGIQFDTNTQTWCDWWTFWRRVAGGLTQEQQLVIYKDIAKYITPGASRNAKLNKELQERSYEDMVRLAASLEHLPFDKKLQLIEWLFGRLQKTQYAQAHWWAIGRIATRSPFYGSTHNLLSAEHVSYCLPELMNYDWRKESYIGFAAVMMTRMTGDRTLDINDDLRQQVIAKLKQSKAPDSWIEMVSEVKILTEEETKRVFGDALPNGLRLIG; encoded by the coding sequence ATGTCTTCATCTTCTCCGCGCTACCTTGTTGGTATTGATCTGGGTACAACACATACTGTTGTCGCTTATAGTGAAATTACAGATACCTTAGAAACAAGTCCGATGCATATTTTTGAAATTGATCAATTAATTGCACCCGGTGAAGTAGTACGTAAACCATTATTGCCTTCATTTCGTTATCATCCAGCAGAAGGTGAAATGGACGCAACCCAGTTAGTATTGCCTTGGAACGTTGAGCCTGTAAATGGTGAGATTCCGAGCGTTATTATTGGTGAATTTGCGCGTGAACTAGGCGCAAAGGTTGAAGGTCGCCAAGTTGTCAGTGCTAAAAGTTGGTTATCCCATCAACATGTTGATCGTAACGAAGCTATTTTGCCTTGGTCATCAACAGCTTCAACATCTGACGTTAAGAAAGTCTCACCTGTTATCGCCAGTGCAAGTTACCTAAACCATGTGCGTCAAGCATGGGACTATCACCATAAAAATGACAAACTTGCTCATCAAGAAGTTGTGATCACTGTTCCTGCTTCTTTTGATGAATCAGCACGTGCACTCACATTAGAAGCAGCTGAGCTTGCAGGATTAAAAAAAGTATTACTACTTGAAGAGCCGCAAGCAGTTTGTTATGACTGGTACGCCCAAAACCGCCAACACGCCGATGAGTTATTAAAAGACATTCCATTATTAATGGTGTGCGATGTCGGTGGTGGTACTACCGATTTAAGCTTAATTAAAGTCGGCAGTGATGAGGGTAAATTAACCCTTGATCGTATTGGCGTTGGTGATCACTTAATGTTAGGTGGCGATAATCTCGATTTAGCACTAGCACACGTTGCCGAGCAACGCCTGCATGGCGAATCTAAAAAACTAAGCCCAGCTGCGTTATCAAAATTGATTCAGCAAACGCGAAAAGTGAAAGAAAAGTTATTATCAGGCAACGCACCAGATAATGCTAAAGTAACCATGCTAGGCAGTGGTTCGCGTTTGATTGGCGGTGCAAAAAGTATTGAGTTAAACCGTGAAGAAGTGCATAGCATTGCCCTTGATGGCTTTTTCCCTATCACGGCATTTACTGATCAACCAAATCAACGTCAAGCAGCCATGGTTGAATTTGGCTTACCGTATGCGGCTGATCCTGCTATCAGTAAGCATGTTGCTCAGTTTATTGATCTGCATGACAATGTTTGTCGTGAAGCATTTAATGCGTTTAATCTACATCACCCAGATTCAATCATTATTAGTGATGACCAACCTGCAATTCCTGTTGCTGTACTGCTTAATGGCGGTGTGTTTAATAGCCCCCTACTGTCAGCGCGTACGCTAGATATTATTTCTCGTTGGCGTGGAGCGCCGGTTACTGAGCTTAAAAACCTCCACCCAGACTTAGCAGTTGCCTTTGGTGCTGTTGCTTATGCTAAAGCACGCCATGGCGCACAACTAAAAATCGGTGGTGGCTCAGCGCGATCATTCTTCTTAACGATTGGTGAAAACAAAGGCACCAAGCAAGGGATCTGTTTATTACCCAAAGGGATTGAAGAAGGCACTGAAGTTACCTTAGCACACCGTAAGTTTGCATTAACGTTAGGCGAACCGGTACGATTTAACTTAATTTCATCTACAAATGATAAACATCACGATGTGGGTGAGCTAATTGAAATCCTCGGTGATGGCTATGTTAACCTACCGCCTTTTATTGCAACCTTAGACAGTGAACGCGATCGTAGCGAATTAGCCGCAAACCAAAAAGATCGCGAGGAAGTTACATTAGCTTGTCAGCTAACAGAAGTAGGAACGCTGCAAGTTGAAGCAGTAAGCCTCACGGATAAGACTAAACGTTGGAAAGTAGAATTTTCTATTCGTAAAGATTTAGCTCGATTAAATCGTAATAATGATACTGATAGCACACTGGCAGAAAGTGAACTTCCAGCACGCATGCCAGATGCTATTGATGCCGTTAAAAAAGTCTTTGGGGGTAGTAAGACTGCTGATAATCAAGCGGCTAAAACACTTCGTAATGATCTCGATAAAATATTAGGTAAACGGGATAATTGGGAAACGCCATGTTTACGTGAACTTGCTAATGCATTACTTGATAGCAAGAAGCGCCGTCGTCGTTCAGATCTTCATGAACGTAATTGGTTAAAGCTTACTGGTTTTGCTATGCGTCCTGGGTTTGGCTACCCTGCTGATGAATACCGTATGGAGCAAATTTGGCAGCTATATCAACATGGCATTCAATTTGACACTAATACGCAAACATGGTGTGATTGGTGGACATTCTGGCGTCGTGTCGCAGGTGGCTTAACGCAAGAGCAGCAACTTGTTATCTATAAAGACATTGCTAAATATATTACGCCAGGTGCGAGTCGTAACGCCAAGCTTAATAAAGAACTCCAAGAGCGTAGCTATGAAGATATGGTTCGCTTAGCTGCGTCTTTAGAGCACTTACCGTTTGATAAGAAGCTACAACTGATTGAATGGTTATTTGGTCGTCTTCAGAAAACACAGTATGCACAAGCGCATTGGTGGGCTATCGGTCGAATTGCAACTCGATCACCTTTTTATGGTAGTACACATAACTTATTATCCGCTGAGCATGTTTCTTACTGCTTACCAGAACTAATGAATTATGATTGGCGCAAAGAGTCATACATTGGTTTTGCAGCCGTAATGATGACGCGTATGACAGGTGATCGCACATTAGATATTAATGATGATCTTCGTCAACAAGTGATCGCTAAATTAAAACAAAGCAAAGCACCTGATAGCTGGATTGAAATGGTTTCTGAGGTCAAAATATTGACAGAGGAAGAAACAAAACGGGTCTTTGGTGATGCATTGCCTAATGGATTACGTCTTATTGGCTAA
- a CDS encoding ABC transporter ATP-binding protein has product MSNINCAEPFIKAQHITKFYHNKKALENISFSLSSGQVLGLLGHNGAGKSTLIKTLLGMHSCAGELSIFSLSPEKHREKIVKNLAYISDAAMLPEWMTVKQLIAYAAGVHFRFEQQKMQQYLAQTNISINSKVKTLSKGMKVQLHLALVMATNVNVLILDEPTLGLDLMYRSTFYRTLMAWFTEGDRALIIASHEVNEIAHLLTDVLVLKNGQVVLQSSLSSLAAEFMILSTNEANIDAAKQLNPLTVNYQLGQYRLLFEGADISQLALLGDISQPSLADIFLAKQQESI; this is encoded by the coding sequence GTGAGTAATATAAACTGTGCGGAGCCTTTTATTAAAGCTCAACACATTACTAAGTTTTATCATAACAAAAAAGCATTAGAAAACATTAGCTTTAGTTTATCTAGTGGACAAGTTCTCGGTTTACTCGGTCATAATGGTGCTGGTAAATCAACGCTCATTAAAACGTTATTAGGGATGCATAGTTGCGCAGGTGAATTAAGTATATTTAGCCTCTCACCTGAGAAGCACCGTGAGAAAATAGTTAAAAATCTTGCGTATATTTCTGATGCAGCCATGTTACCTGAGTGGATGACTGTTAAGCAGTTAATTGCGTATGCTGCAGGAGTGCATTTTCGTTTTGAACAACAAAAAATGCAGCAATATTTGGCTCAAACGAATATCAGTATTAATAGTAAAGTAAAAACATTATCGAAAGGTATGAAAGTACAGTTACATTTGGCGCTAGTAATGGCAACAAACGTCAATGTACTTATTTTAGATGAGCCGACGCTTGGGCTTGATTTAATGTATCGGTCAACATTTTATCGCACTTTGATGGCGTGGTTTACTGAAGGTGATCGTGCATTAATTATAGCGAGTCATGAGGTGAATGAAATAGCGCATTTACTAACTGATGTTTTAGTGCTTAAAAATGGTCAGGTCGTATTGCAATCGTCTTTATCGTCATTAGCGGCTGAGTTTATGATTTTGTCTACTAATGAGGCTAACATTGATGCTGCGAAACAATTAAATCCGTTAACTGTAAATTATCAATTAGGGCAATATCGATTATTATTTGAAGGCGCTGATATCTCTCAATTGGCATTATTAGGGGATATTAGCCAACCCAGTCTTGCTGACATCTTCTTAGCGAAACAGCAGGAGTCAATATAA
- a CDS encoding Hsp70 family protein, giving the protein MQETQQHRYSVGIDLGTTHCVLSYVDLENENADVTVMAIPQLTTPGNVEDKNQLPSFMYQAHESELAEGDTALPWNAKPNAIVGAMARNLGSKTPIRLISSAKSWLCHGGVNRRDAFLPLNSSEEVIKVSPLEATQKYLEHMADAWNFQHPETPICDQDVTITVPASFDPAARELTAEAARNVGFKHLTLLEEPQAAVYSWIKNSDDNWRDQVAVGDIILVVDIGGGTTDLSLVAVTEEDGNLTLNRVAVGDHILLGGDNMDLALAYRLKMKLAQEGKQLQPWQVLAITHACRDAKEALLNDAELQSMPIVVPSRGSKLLGGTLQTELTQEEVQQTLVEGFFPQTTIEELPVQTARGALTQMGLPYAQDAAVSRHVASFLSRQSQAVEELFAQYEQQHEGFIRPTAILFNGGVLKSSLLSERLLTTINSWLTTAGSTEAKLLSGLDLDLAVASGASYYGFVRRGKGVRIRGGIASSYYVGIESAMPAIPGMEPPLEALCVAPFGMEEGSQADVPSQEFGLIIGQPVQFKFFGSTVRRDDVAGTHLDWWQPEEMEELPAIQMTLPVSKGRTAGDVVPVKLASHVTELGMLCLEAIATDNGQKWQVEFDVREA; this is encoded by the coding sequence ATGCAAGAAACACAACAACATCGCTACAGCGTAGGTATTGACTTAGGCACAACACACTGTGTGTTATCTTATGTTGATCTTGAAAATGAAAACGCTGATGTCACGGTAATGGCTATTCCACAATTAACCACCCCAGGTAATGTGGAAGATAAAAACCAATTGCCGTCATTTATGTACCAAGCTCATGAGTCAGAGCTAGCTGAAGGTGATACTGCACTTCCTTGGAATGCAAAACCCAATGCTATTGTTGGTGCGATGGCGCGAAATTTAGGAAGTAAGACCCCTATTCGTCTTATTTCAAGTGCTAAAAGTTGGCTTTGCCACGGTGGTGTAAACCGTCGTGACGCATTTCTACCACTTAATAGCTCTGAAGAAGTTATTAAAGTATCACCATTAGAGGCAACACAAAAGTACCTTGAGCACATGGCCGATGCGTGGAACTTCCAACATCCTGAAACGCCCATTTGTGATCAAGACGTAACGATTACAGTACCCGCATCTTTTGATCCGGCTGCGCGTGAACTTACTGCAGAAGCAGCACGCAATGTTGGCTTTAAGCACCTAACTTTGCTTGAAGAACCACAAGCTGCTGTTTATAGCTGGATCAAAAACAGTGATGATAACTGGCGTGACCAAGTTGCGGTTGGCGATATCATTTTAGTGGTCGATATCGGTGGTGGTACAACGGATTTATCGTTAGTTGCTGTTACAGAAGAAGACGGTAACTTGACCCTTAACCGTGTTGCTGTGGGCGATCACATCCTTCTTGGCGGTGACAACATGGATCTTGCTCTAGCTTATCGCTTAAAGATGAAGCTAGCACAAGAAGGCAAGCAGTTACAGCCATGGCAAGTATTAGCGATTACTCATGCTTGTCGTGATGCAAAAGAAGCACTGCTTAACGATGCTGAATTACAATCTATGCCAATTGTAGTGCCGAGTCGTGGTTCTAAGCTTCTTGGCGGTACGCTACAAACAGAATTAACCCAAGAAGAAGTACAACAAACATTGGTTGAAGGTTTCTTCCCACAAACAACCATTGAAGAGTTACCCGTACAAACAGCGCGTGGTGCATTAACTCAAATGGGTCTACCATATGCACAAGATGCGGCAGTATCTCGTCATGTTGCAAGCTTTTTAAGTCGTCAAAGCCAAGCAGTAGAAGAACTGTTTGCCCAATATGAACAACAGCATGAAGGCTTTATTCGCCCAACGGCTATTTTGTTTAACGGTGGTGTACTTAAATCATCATTACTGTCAGAGCGTCTATTAACAACAATTAATAGCTGGCTAACAACCGCCGGCTCTACAGAAGCAAAACTACTTTCAGGGCTTGATCTTGATCTTGCTGTTGCAAGTGGCGCTTCATACTACGGTTTTGTTCGTCGTGGTAAAGGCGTTCGTATTCGTGGTGGTATCGCAAGTAGCTATTACGTCGGTATTGAAAGTGCCATGCCTGCTATTCCAGGTATGGAACCACCATTAGAAGCATTATGTGTTGCTCCTTTTGGTATGGAAGAAGGCAGTCAAGCTGACGTACCAAGCCAAGAATTTGGTTTGATTATTGGCCAGCCAGTACAGTTTAAATTCTTTGGTTCAACCGTACGTCGTGATGATGTTGCAGGTACACACCTTGATTGGTGGCAACCAGAAGAGATGGAAGAACTACCGGCGATTCAAATGACACTACCTGTATCTAAAGGTCGTACTGCTGGTGACGTTGTTCCTGTTAAATTAGCGTCACATGTAACTGAACTTGGCATGTTATGCCTTGAAGCCATTGCGACCGATAATGGTCAGAAGTGGCAAGTCGAATTTGACGTTCGCGAAGCATAA
- a CDS encoding IS1595-like element ISPma1 family transposase yields MPKNSIQFQKGFSIPEFMQMYGTEIQCRERLFNIRWKNGYVCPTCASKSYCELKSRSLYQCNKCHHQTSLTAGTLFSHSKLPLTTWFLAIYLITQDKNSISALELKRKLGVSYNAAWRIKHKLMQVMKEHDDNRKLGNIVQLDDAYIGGKQKGKRGRGAKGKTPFVSAISLNEEGHPIYMRLSVVSCFKKQEITDWAKKHLQEKTLVISDGLPCFNGLLAADIIHGSLPKNGKELHQYEAAFYWVDTMIGNVKNSIKGTYHAIREKHIPRYLGEFCFRFNYRFRVEDIFNTLIKCGAKSPPMPEKLLTLAESRW; encoded by the coding sequence ATGCCTAAGAATTCAATCCAATTTCAGAAAGGCTTTTCTATACCCGAATTTATGCAAATGTATGGGACAGAAATTCAATGTAGAGAGCGTTTATTTAATATTCGATGGAAAAATGGTTACGTTTGCCCTACCTGTGCTTCTAAAAGTTATTGTGAACTTAAATCGCGGTCATTATATCAATGTAATAAGTGTCACCATCAGACATCATTGACGGCAGGTACTTTATTTTCCCATTCAAAATTACCGTTAACTACTTGGTTTTTAGCTATTTATCTCATCACACAAGATAAAAACAGTATTTCAGCATTAGAGCTAAAGCGTAAATTAGGGGTTTCTTATAACGCAGCATGGCGAATAAAACATAAGCTCATGCAAGTGATGAAAGAGCATGATGATAATCGAAAGTTAGGCAATATCGTGCAATTGGATGATGCATATATTGGAGGTAAACAAAAAGGAAAGCGAGGACGTGGTGCCAAAGGTAAAACACCTTTTGTATCAGCGATCTCTTTGAATGAAGAAGGTCATCCTATTTATATGCGGCTAAGTGTTGTTTCTTGTTTTAAAAAACAAGAAATTACAGATTGGGCTAAAAAGCATTTACAAGAAAAAACGTTAGTCATATCAGATGGTTTACCCTGTTTTAATGGTCTGTTAGCAGCAGATATTATTCATGGTTCATTACCAAAAAATGGTAAAGAACTTCACCAATATGAAGCTGCATTTTATTGGGTCGATACCATGATTGGTAACGTTAAAAATTCGATAAAAGGGACATATCACGCAATTAGAGAAAAGCATATTCCTCGTTATCTTGGTGAATTCTGTTTTCGATTTAATTATCGGTTTCGAGTTGAAGATATATTCAATACGCTAATTAAATGTGGTGCAAAATCACCACCGATGCCAGAGAAATTATTAACGCTGGCTGAGTCTCGGTGGTAA
- a CDS encoding ribonuclease T2 family protein encodes MRPNSLLVTILVGNILSLSSITANASIQSSGSFTSNGSCEAYQSFRKQTNPNNTQLISNKQYAIKAINKKDFDWVQILIPNASPAVRWVSKSCGTTHLNSNTAIKPTTSFDTSPKSCNTRNEFDSYVLALTWQPGFCEHFNYRGNKPECTAINDGKLKITNLTLHGLWPNKASCGTKYGYCDRYARLDLSASTIKEIAPWMPNFYYQTKFGEYEWKKHGVCQNLDANDYFLTATKLVEKVDTSAIGQFIKANIGKNVSTASFKKDLISHFGANAVDRISLACSQGKYLNEVRLNIGKSFNVNSSVQALLESGPKGRPFYGNCHKKIYIEAAGK; translated from the coding sequence GTGCGTCCTAACTCTCTTTTAGTTACTATTCTTGTCGGTAATATTCTCTCTCTTTCTAGCATTACCGCAAATGCATCTATTCAATCATCGGGTAGTTTCACATCAAACGGTAGCTGTGAAGCTTATCAATCTTTTCGTAAACAAACTAATCCGAATAACACCCAACTAATTAGCAATAAACAATACGCAATTAAAGCTATAAATAAAAAAGATTTTGATTGGGTGCAGATACTTATTCCTAACGCATCTCCAGCAGTACGTTGGGTTAGTAAATCATGTGGTACCACACACCTTAATAGTAATACCGCAATAAAGCCCACAACATCATTTGATACTTCACCCAAAAGCTGTAATACCCGTAATGAATTTGATTCATATGTATTAGCCTTGACATGGCAACCAGGATTTTGTGAGCACTTTAATTACAGAGGTAATAAACCAGAGTGTACAGCCATTAATGACGGTAAATTAAAAATAACGAATTTAACGCTACATGGTTTATGGCCAAACAAAGCCAGCTGTGGCACCAAATATGGTTATTGTGATCGTTATGCTCGTCTGGATCTTTCAGCATCTACTATCAAAGAAATCGCACCATGGATGCCAAATTTTTATTACCAAACAAAATTTGGGGAATATGAGTGGAAAAAACACGGCGTTTGTCAAAATTTAGACGCTAATGACTATTTCTTAACAGCAACAAAGCTGGTTGAAAAAGTAGACACATCTGCAATTGGTCAATTTATCAAAGCAAATATTGGTAAAAATGTCTCAACAGCCAGTTTTAAGAAAGACCTCATTTCTCATTTTGGCGCTAATGCCGTTGATCGTATTAGCTTAGCTTGTAGTCAGGGTAAATATTTAAATGAAGTTCGATTGAATATTGGGAAGTCCTTTAATGTTAACAGTAGTGTTCAGGCATTGCTTGAATCAGGTCCTAAAGGACGCCCTTTTTATGGTAATTGCCATAAGAAAATATACATTGAAGCCGCTGGAAAGTAA